One Tolypothrix bouteillei VB521301 DNA window includes the following coding sequences:
- a CDS encoding phosphate/phosphite/phosphonate ABC transporter substrate-binding protein — translation MHRRQLIYNIFLFIASCTTTKNYNSSSKDSTVTLPKTLRFTVTDDKTLEEIERSFGSFKIALEQVLETKIEFVAVKNYIAAATALQSDRVDLILIGPSEYVIIRARTQAIPLTAITRPNYHSLILVSRKSGIKSLAQLKGKKIALGDLGAAGSYLSPLKMLIDAGLNPKSDVEIVNLEETERFLTLKKGEVYASAFSNNTYEREVVEKKAESEFLIVAQSPPLPNDVFILNSKFDRAIVEHIKSRMIENQDKLIQALILGRKNKKYKKSQLVSVNDSDYNMIREVYRAIGQDMFF, via the coding sequence ATGCACAGACGACAATTAATTTACAATATTTTCCTATTTATTGCTAGTTGTACAACAACTAAAAACTACAATTCTTCTTCTAAAGACTCTACTGTTACTTTGCCTAAAACACTAAGATTTACAGTAACAGATGACAAAACTTTAGAAGAAATAGAGCGGAGTTTTGGAAGTTTTAAAATAGCACTCGAACAGGTCTTAGAAACGAAGATAGAGTTTGTAGCAGTAAAAAATTACATTGCAGCTGCAACTGCTTTACAGTCAGATCGAGTCGATCTTATTTTAATTGGACCGTCTGAGTATGTGATTATACGCGCAAGAACTCAAGCTATTCCCCTGACTGCTATCACACGTCCAAATTACCACTCACTCATCCTTGTTTCTCGCAAAAGCGGTATTAAATCACTAGCACAGTTGAAAGGCAAAAAAATTGCTTTAGGCGATTTAGGAGCAGCAGGTAGCTATCTTAGCCCGTTGAAAATGCTGATAGATGCTGGATTAAATCCTAAGTCTGATGTTGAAATAGTTAATTTGGAGGAAACAGAGCGCTTTCTGACTTTAAAAAAAGGTGAAGTTTATGCATCAGCATTTTCAAACAATACCTACGAGCGAGAAGTTGTAGAAAAAAAAGCAGAAAGTGAGTTTTTAATCGTAGCACAAAGCCCGCCCTTACCTAACGATGTTTTTATTCTCAATAGCAAATTCGATCGTGCCATTGTGGAACATATTAAATCGCGCATGATCGAGAATCAGGATAAACTTATTCAAGCTCTGATACTCGGACGTAAAAACAAAAAATATAAAAAATCTCAGCTTGTTTCTGTAAATGATTCTGATTATAATATGATTCGTGAGGTATATCGAGCAATCGGACAAGATATGTTTTTTTAG
- the smc gene encoding chromosome segregation protein SMC has translation MVHIKRVELTNFKSFGGTTSVPLLPEFTVISGPNGSGKSNILDALLFCLGLASSKGMRADRLPDLVNNNQTAKGKSSIEASVTVTFDLSDLVVDDVHQVTEVVIDEEPDITDLSPDEETDRQEESEEEKFRKAKIQAKSGVEWSVTRRLRVTSQGTYTSNYYINGVSCTLTELHEELEKLRIHPEGYNVVLQGDVTSIISMNSRERREIIDELAGVAAFDRKITQAKGTLDEVKEKEDSCRIVETELIAQRDRLSQDRAKAEKYQKLRTEYQEKQLWETVLSWRSLQAQQEKLSTQIQEGDRTKSEIQNQLAALKSEIAQKTAQLEQLNAHVKSLGEEQLLAVQSTLATQEAERKQLQRQQTELEAAIQETIKRKQQTQQEIQQHHQTLEQLAQNEIEQTQYISSLQTQRDEARQELEKSREIAAEIASASEAWVQQQTALNRQIEAVLQTVDPQRTEQAQLRERNNQLQQLIQEQTELIQTLEPQLAEKQAEYVQVETKFNASSEPIQALAENLSATEQELQIQQDTQKRLLQEQREKQRSLDKLEAQQAAQQEVQGTQASKVILQAGIPGVCGMVVQLGRVDPRYQLALEISAGARLGHIVVEDDSIASAGIELLKQKRAGRATFLPLTKIQAPKLTQDFTLRYANGYVDYAVNLIECDRRYKDVFAYVFGNTVVFETLQQARQHLGLYRIVTLDGELLETSGAMTGGSTTQRSALRFGTVEAAESEEVLSLKRRLADIEKVLERCSEAISSLSVRTKQLAQELTEARQGRREQQLYAEQLHKEIKSLTAQLEGTRSQLTQNQEKLATAQSRLEVLDRDLPGQEQQLQHLRQALTELEQSQTPQEWQQIQATIKIQEQQLQQREAALREGEQRLKNLENQQQRLQEKIQECSNRIQEYQEQQTSSTETLQGVSTQIAELNTQIAEIRANLSEMEQNLGEEKQQRDRTEQELRSHVTREQQLEWEQQKLQETQQTRRAEFATLQEQLRTVGAELPSPLPEVPDKVDLEDLQKELRSLAKRLQAMEPVNMLALEQYERTQKRLEGLSEKLQTLEGERTELLLRIENFTTLRQRAFKEAFDAVNENFQSIFATLSEGDGYLQLDNPEDPFNSGLNLVAHPKGKPVQRLASMSGGEKSLTALSFIFALQRYRPSPFYAFDEVDMFLDGANVERLAKMIKQQAQQAQFIVVSLRRPMIESAERTIGVTQARGAYTQVLGIKLQSNHTNA, from the coding sequence ATGGTGCATATAAAACGGGTAGAACTCACAAACTTCAAATCCTTCGGCGGTACGACTTCTGTCCCCTTACTGCCGGAATTTACTGTCATTTCCGGACCCAATGGTTCTGGGAAATCCAACATTCTTGACGCCCTGCTTTTTTGCCTTGGACTCGCCAGTTCTAAGGGAATGCGGGCGGATCGCCTACCCGATTTAGTCAACAACAATCAAACGGCAAAGGGAAAATCTAGTATCGAAGCAAGCGTTACGGTAACCTTTGATTTATCAGACTTAGTTGTAGACGATGTACACCAAGTTACAGAAGTCGTTATAGACGAAGAACCAGATATTACAGATTTATCACCTGATGAAGAAACCGATCGCCAGGAAGAAAGCGAAGAAGAAAAATTTCGCAAAGCCAAAATTCAAGCAAAATCTGGTGTGGAATGGAGCGTCACCAGAAGGCTGAGAGTGACAAGCCAGGGAACCTACACCTCAAATTACTACATTAATGGTGTTTCTTGTACCCTTACAGAACTGCACGAAGAACTAGAGAAACTGCGGATTCACCCAGAAGGTTACAACGTTGTACTCCAAGGGGATGTCACCAGCATTATTTCCATGAACTCTCGCGAAAGACGGGAAATTATTGATGAATTAGCAGGGGTAGCAGCATTTGACCGCAAAATTACCCAAGCTAAAGGAACTCTTGATGAAGTTAAGGAAAAGGAAGATAGCTGTCGTATTGTAGAGACAGAGTTAATTGCACAACGCGATCGCCTCTCCCAAGACCGTGCTAAAGCAGAAAAATACCAAAAACTTCGTACTGAGTATCAAGAAAAACAACTTTGGGAAACCGTTTTATCATGGCGTTCCTTACAAGCCCAGCAAGAAAAGCTATCCACACAAATCCAAGAAGGCGATCGCACTAAGAGCGAGATCCAGAACCAACTTGCAGCTCTAAAATCAGAAATCGCCCAAAAAACAGCCCAACTCGAACAACTTAACGCCCATGTTAAATCCTTGGGAGAAGAACAGCTTTTAGCAGTACAATCCACCCTAGCTACCCAAGAAGCCGAACGCAAGCAACTTCAACGCCAGCAAACAGAACTAGAAGCAGCCATCCAAGAAACCATCAAACGCAAGCAACAAACACAGCAAGAAATTCAACAACACCACCAAACCTTAGAACAACTCGCCCAAAACGAGATCGAACAAACCCAATACATCTCATCCCTACAAACCCAACGAGATGAAGCACGACAAGAATTAGAAAAATCTCGCGAAATAGCTGCAGAAATTGCTTCCGCCTCAGAAGCTTGGGTACAGCAACAAACAGCCCTCAACCGTCAAATAGAAGCGGTGTTGCAAACTGTCGATCCGCAACGCACGGAACAAGCCCAATTAAGAGAACGCAACAATCAGTTACAGCAACTCATCCAAGAACAAACGGAACTGATTCAAACTTTAGAACCCCAATTAGCAGAAAAACAAGCTGAGTACGTACAAGTCGAAACCAAATTTAATGCTTCTAGCGAACCCATTCAAGCCCTAGCGGAAAATTTATCAGCCACAGAACAAGAACTGCAAATCCAACAAGATACCCAAAAGCGTCTTTTACAAGAACAAAGGGAAAAACAACGCTCCTTAGACAAGCTAGAAGCCCAACAAGCAGCCCAGCAAGAAGTCCAAGGAACTCAAGCTAGTAAAGTGATTTTGCAAGCGGGTATACCTGGTGTTTGCGGAATGGTAGTACAGTTGGGACGCGTAGACCCTCGCTATCAATTGGCTTTAGAAATTTCTGCTGGGGCGCGTTTGGGACACATAGTCGTGGAAGATGACAGCATAGCTTCAGCCGGAATTGAATTACTCAAGCAAAAACGTGCTGGTAGGGCAACTTTTCTCCCACTGACTAAAATTCAAGCTCCAAAATTAACTCAAGATTTTACCCTGCGTTATGCAAATGGCTATGTTGATTATGCTGTTAACTTGATTGAGTGCGATCGCCGTTACAAAGATGTATTTGCTTACGTTTTTGGGAATACGGTAGTGTTTGAAACTTTACAACAAGCACGCCAGCATTTAGGATTGTATAGAATTGTAACGTTAGATGGAGAATTGTTAGAAACCAGTGGAGCCATGACTGGTGGTAGCACAACTCAGCGCTCGGCGTTGCGGTTTGGGACGGTGGAAGCAGCAGAATCAGAGGAAGTTTTGAGTTTGAAGCGTCGATTAGCAGATATTGAAAAGGTTTTAGAGCGCTGTAGTGAAGCCATAAGTTCTCTGTCAGTCAGAACAAAACAGCTCGCACAAGAACTTACGGAAGCAAGACAAGGGCGACGAGAACAGCAGTTGTACGCCGAACAGCTACACAAAGAGATTAAAAGTTTGACCGCACAATTAGAGGGAACGCGATCGCAATTAACTCAAAACCAGGAAAAGCTAGCAACAGCTCAATCCCGTTTGGAGGTTTTAGATCGGGATTTACCAGGACAAGAACAGCAGTTGCAACATTTAAGACAAGCATTGACGGAGTTAGAACAGTCCCAAACTCCTCAAGAATGGCAGCAAATTCAAGCGACTATTAAAATTCAAGAGCAACAATTACAACAAAGAGAAGCAGCATTGCGAGAAGGGGAGCAAAGACTGAAAAATTTAGAAAACCAGCAGCAGCGCTTGCAAGAGAAAATTCAAGAATGCTCAAACCGCATCCAAGAATATCAAGAGCAACAGACATCATCAACGGAAACCTTACAGGGCGTATCCACACAAATTGCAGAACTCAACACTCAAATTGCAGAAATCAGGGCAAATTTGAGTGAAATGGAACAGAATTTAGGAGAAGAAAAACAACAACGCGACCGTACCGAACAAGAATTGCGATCGCACGTTACCAGAGAGCAACAGTTGGAATGGGAACAGCAAAAGCTGCAAGAAACCCAGCAAACCAGGCGAGCCGAATTTGCGACATTGCAAGAGCAATTGCGGACTGTAGGCGCAGAATTACCCAGCCCATTGCCAGAAGTCCCAGATAAAGTGGATTTAGAAGACCTGCAAAAAGAATTGCGATCGCTAGCCAAACGGCTCCAAGCAATGGAACCCGTCAATATGCTCGCCTTGGAACAATACGAGCGTACCCAAAAGCGCTTGGAAGGACTCAGCGAAAAACTCCAGACTTTAGAAGGAGAACGCACCGAACTTTTGTTACGAATTGAAAACTTTACTACATTGCGCCAGCGTGCATTTAAAGAAGCCTTCGACGCCGTAAATGAAAATTTTCAATCCATCTTCGCGACCCTTTCCGAAGGTGACGGTTATCTGCAACTCGACAATCCAGAAGACCCATTTAACAGTGGATTAAACCTAGTTGCACACCCCAAAGGCAAACCAGTACAGCGACTTGCTTCTATGTCCGGAGGAGAAAAATCCCTGACAGCATTAAGCTTTATTTTCGCGCTCCAACGCTACCGTCCATCGCCATTCTACGCTTTTGATGAAGTTGATATGTTTTTAGATGGGGCAAACGTAGAACGATTAGCTAAAATGATTAAGCAACAGGCGCAACAAGCACAATTTATTGTTGTCAGTTTGCGCCGACCGATGATAGAATCAGCCGAACGCACAATTGGCGTGACTCAAGCTAGAGGAGCGTACACCCAAGTTTTGGGTATTAAGTTACAATCCAACCATACGAATGCTTGA
- a CDS encoding iron uptake porin: MISRILLNSLLLSPTVTIATFVVSLSTVTAEVSVPSQNQTDSSADFSQNNQLQVTSVSQLSDVQPTDWAFEALQSLVERYGCIAGYPDGSYRGQQVITRYEFAAGLNACLARINELVTSTTADLIAKEDLAILQKLQEEFATELAQIRSRINVLEARTDALQTTQFSTTTKLTGEAIFAMAGVFGSDAADRDRNPNNNLDLQDHIILGNRLRLNLDSSFTGKDLLRIRLQARNVTEFQGGVTGTRMTRLGFDGNEDNKVGLDDLYYYFPIGNKVKVTLVAVEGKLNDFVPTFNPLESSGSGSISRFGRFNPIYRVSDGTGVGINYEFSKSTNLSLAYLASDARDSTDKNGLFNGNYGALAQFSFKPIKNLDMGLTYVHSYYAGGGNSGVNLTGNTGSANARRPFGNVATSADSFGLQTSFRISPKFILSGWVGYSFVESEVSRDRADIFNYAVTLALRDLGGKGHLAGIVIGMPPKVIESSQVSDRGTSLHIEGFYRLKITDNISMTPGLFVITNPEHNNNNSSIFVGVIRTTFKF, from the coding sequence GTGATATCAAGAATTTTGCTAAATTCTTTACTGCTCAGCCCCACTGTTACGATCGCAACCTTCGTTGTCTCACTTTCAACAGTTACAGCTGAAGTATCAGTTCCAAGCCAAAATCAAACAGATAGCAGCGCGGACTTTTCTCAAAATAATCAACTACAGGTTACTTCCGTTTCTCAGTTATCTGACGTACAGCCTACAGATTGGGCTTTTGAAGCGTTGCAATCTCTTGTAGAACGGTATGGTTGTATTGCAGGGTATCCTGACGGGAGTTATCGGGGTCAGCAAGTTATAACACGATACGAATTTGCTGCTGGGTTAAATGCTTGTTTAGCTCGGATAAATGAACTCGTTACTAGTACAACAGCTGATTTAATAGCTAAAGAAGATTTAGCCATACTTCAAAAACTGCAAGAAGAGTTCGCCACGGAACTTGCTCAGATCCGCTCGCGCATAAATGTCTTAGAAGCTCGCACAGATGCGCTACAAACGACTCAGTTTTCAACCACGACTAAACTTACGGGTGAAGCTATCTTTGCCATGGCTGGTGTTTTTGGTAGTGATGCAGCCGATCGCGATCGCAATCCCAATAACAACTTAGATTTGCAAGATCATATTATATTGGGCAATCGCCTGCGACTAAATTTGGATAGTAGCTTTACTGGCAAAGATCTTTTAAGAATTCGCTTGCAAGCCAGAAATGTTACTGAGTTTCAAGGCGGTGTCACGGGTACGAGAATGACTCGTTTGGGATTTGATGGAAATGAAGACAACAAAGTTGGTTTAGATGACTTGTACTATTACTTTCCTATTGGCAATAAAGTTAAAGTGACTCTGGTTGCTGTTGAAGGTAAATTGAATGATTTTGTCCCCACCTTCAATCCTTTAGAAAGTTCTGGAAGCGGTAGTATTTCTCGCTTTGGGCGGTTTAACCCTATTTACCGAGTTTCAGATGGAACAGGGGTAGGTATTAACTACGAATTCAGCAAGTCTACTAACCTCTCTTTAGCCTATCTTGCTAGTGATGCTAGGGATTCTACTGATAAAAACGGTCTTTTCAATGGGAACTACGGTGCTTTAGCGCAATTCTCCTTTAAGCCAATCAAAAATTTAGACATGGGCTTAACTTACGTTCACTCCTATTATGCAGGAGGCGGTAATAGCGGTGTCAATCTAACAGGTAATACCGGTAGCGCTAATGCTAGGAGACCATTTGGTAACGTCGCTACTTCAGCAGATTCCTTTGGCTTGCAAACCAGTTTCCGAATCAGCCCTAAATTCATCCTGTCTGGTTGGGTAGGGTATTCATTTGTAGAGTCAGAAGTGAGTCGCGATCGCGCAGATATTTTTAACTATGCCGTGACTTTAGCTTTACGGGACTTAGGAGGGAAAGGTCATCTTGCTGGTATTGTGATTGGTATGCCACCAAAAGTTATAGAAAGCAGCCAAGTTTCAGATCGAGGAACTTCTTTGCATATAGAAGGTTTTTATCGCTTAAAAATTACAGATAATATCTCCATGACTCCTGGCTTATTTGTCATTACAAATCCAGAACATAACAACAATAATAGTAGTATCTTTGTAGGGGTTATTCGGACTACCTTCAAGTTCTAA
- a CDS encoding phosphate/phosphite/phosphonate ABC transporter substrate-binding protein — protein MKRRQLILYALLFSSGCTIANPLNSLSNKSVINLPKKLRFTVTDVKGIQELRQNYEAFRTVLEDILNIKIEFFPVESFIAAAPALQLGQVDIVLAGPSEYVILNARAKAVPVVAITRQKYYAVIAVRADSGIESISQLKGKKIAMRSKGGTAGHIYPIKLLLDAGLDPKSDVQILFLGDRGMEALKQGNVDALARSFSGYEKALKDAGLSKTEFPAIARGALLPSDVFVVSNNLDPALREYIQNLMLKHQDKLLQAILSAPGNEQFKGSKMAVAVDTDYDMIREVYRAIGEGDFIK, from the coding sequence ATGAAACGACGTCAACTGATTTTGTATGCTCTTCTATTTAGTAGTGGATGTACAATTGCCAATCCACTCAATAGCCTTTCTAATAAATCAGTTATCAATTTACCTAAGAAACTAAGATTTACAGTAACAGATGTTAAAGGTATTCAAGAATTACGGCAAAATTATGAGGCTTTTCGGACTGTATTAGAGGATATTTTAAATATAAAAATTGAATTTTTCCCTGTAGAAAGTTTCATAGCAGCAGCACCAGCTTTGCAATTAGGTCAAGTAGATATAGTTCTTGCAGGTCCATCAGAATATGTCATCTTAAATGCTAGAGCAAAAGCAGTTCCTGTCGTTGCTATTACAAGACAAAAGTACTACGCAGTCATTGCTGTCCGTGCTGACAGTGGTATCGAGTCAATATCCCAATTAAAAGGCAAAAAAATTGCTATGCGCTCAAAGGGAGGAACCGCCGGACACATTTATCCTATAAAGCTGCTTCTTGATGCTGGGTTAGATCCAAAATCTGATGTCCAAATTCTCTTTTTAGGAGACAGGGGAATGGAAGCTTTGAAACAAGGAAATGTTGATGCTTTAGCACGCTCTTTCTCTGGATATGAGAAAGCTTTGAAAGATGCAGGTTTATCTAAAACAGAATTTCCAGCGATCGCACGTGGAGCGCTTTTACCTAGTGACGTGTTTGTTGTCAGTAACAACCTCGATCCAGCGTTAAGAGAATATATACAAAATCTAATGCTCAAACATCAAGATAAGTTACTACAAGCTATCTTATCAGCTCCAGGAAACGAGCAATTTAAAGGCTCAAAAATGGCTGTGGCTGTTGATACTGATTACGATATGATTCGGGAAGTTTATAGAGCCATAGGGGAAGGTGATTTTATTAAGTAA
- a CDS encoding tetratricopeptide repeat protein — MDWITLLRSLQADFIKRFTSGRLLHCEIEGQHSELTVISGERLKGLREFCWQMAEKYKRTSPVRDVFISNLKGKLGEEVVKERLADFITEVDYDKRFGGDGKVDFTLTFDSSVGIAVKSRHGSLDKARWSIGIEEVQKNAVVVCILIQEEVNEAQPEYHLFLAGFLPTQMIKLRTGKVTFGMEQLMYGGGLRCYLEQLQTFTDDNFPRQQAPIYRYPPKREVLEVQPKPQLMKPNFYREENIPSPSRNEELSQLYIKLGDEYFEKGKYDGAIEAYNEVLQINPKDIIIYYKRGLARYHLGDYEGAIADYSQAIRINPYYGKVYTRSGLARYHLGDYEGAIADYSQAIRINPNDAFAYKNRADVRSHIGDRQGALEDYSQAMRMNPNLLKDKQGFSQVAEVHPTDADSYKKRGQSRHDMGDYKGAIEDYTQAIKKNPQDINIFYHRANARYDLGDYEEAIKDYSQVIQLNSHDANAYFNRGCAYLNLGNKQEALEDFQRAADFYRKEGKLEEHKNARERVLDLEIEDSLDTLNF, encoded by the coding sequence ATGGACTGGATTACCCTACTGCGATCGCTACAGGCAGATTTTATCAAAAGATTCACATCTGGTCGTTTGCTGCATTGTGAAATAGAAGGACAACATAGCGAATTAACAGTTATTTCTGGTGAGAGATTAAAGGGACTGCGGGAGTTTTGCTGGCAAATGGCTGAGAAATACAAACGTACTTCTCCCGTTCGTGATGTGTTTATCAGCAATCTCAAAGGAAAGTTAGGTGAAGAAGTTGTTAAAGAGCGTTTGGCAGATTTTATTACAGAAGTTGATTATGACAAACGCTTCGGTGGTGATGGTAAGGTTGATTTTACACTGACTTTTGACTCTTCTGTTGGCATCGCAGTAAAATCACGTCACGGGAGTCTTGATAAAGCTAGATGGTCGATTGGTATAGAAGAAGTGCAAAAAAATGCAGTTGTTGTTTGCATTTTGATTCAAGAAGAGGTGAATGAAGCACAACCAGAATATCATCTCTTCTTAGCTGGCTTTCTTCCGACACAAATGATTAAGCTGAGAACAGGCAAAGTTACATTTGGAATGGAACAATTAATGTATGGTGGAGGATTGCGTTGTTATTTAGAACAGTTACAAACTTTTACAGATGATAACTTTCCCCGACAACAAGCTCCTATTTACAGATATCCTCCCAAACGAGAAGTTCTGGAGGTACAACCCAAACCCCAGTTGATGAAGCCTAACTTCTATCGTGAGGAAAATATCCCTTCTCCCTCACGAAATGAAGAATTAAGCCAGCTTTATATAAAACTGGGTGATGAATACTTTGAGAAAGGAAAATATGATGGTGCAATCGAAGCTTACAATGAGGTTTTGCAAATCAATCCCAAAGATATCATCATTTATTACAAACGCGGTTTAGCCCGCTATCATTTGGGAGATTATGAAGGTGCGATCGCCGATTACTCCCAAGCCATTAGAATAAATCCTTATTATGGTAAAGTCTACACCAGAAGCGGTTTGGCTCGCTATCATTTGGGAGATTATGAAGGTGCGATCGCAGATTACTCCCAAGCCATTAGGATAAATCCCAATGACGCCTTTGCTTACAAAAACCGTGCTGATGTGCGTTCTCATATAGGCGATCGTCAAGGCGCATTAGAAGATTATTCGCAAGCAATGAGGATGAATCCGAACTTGCTAAAAGATAAGCAAGGATTTTCTCAAGTTGCTGAAGTTCATCCTACCGACGCAGACAGTTATAAAAAACGCGGTCAATCTCGTCACGATATGGGGGATTATAAAGGAGCGATTGAGGATTACACGCAAGCCATTAAGAAAAACCCTCAAGATATTAATATTTTTTATCACCGAGCCAATGCTCGTTACGATCTAGGAGATTACGAAGAAGCCATTAAAGACTACAGTCAAGTTATTCAACTCAATTCTCATGATGCTAATGCTTATTTCAACCGAGGATGTGCTTATTTGAATTTAGGAAATAAGCAAGAAGCCCTAGAAGATTTTCAGAGAGCAGCAGATTTTTATCGCAAAGAAGGCAAACTAGAAGAACACAAAAATGCACGGGAAAGAGTTCTTGATTTAGAAATAGAAGACTCATTAGATACTTTAAATTTTTAG
- a CDS encoding PRC-barrel domain-containing protein, whose translation MTSEQIIRRSDILNTQVITRDNGKRLGIISQVWVDVDQREVVALSLRDSLISISGVPRYMYLNSINQIGDVILVDNEDVIEDIEVESYSNIVSWEVITETGDVLGKVRGFKFNGETGKIYAITIASLGLPQIPDQFLSTYEISVDEIVSTGPNRLIVFEGAEERVTQLTVGVLERLGIGRAPWEREDAEEYGGGYASRTITPDKQLPPGVPLEQPKPKITRAPEPVMEEEWHEDYYEEERPQRRVMEARQYESVQYEEEEEDNWSEATGQDRYKPQPKYESKPKNPKPYSNDYDDFDDDLDRDAWADDEPPKPVNIPKKIKERQPEYEEEGGY comes from the coding sequence ATGACCTCTGAACAAATTATTAGACGTTCCGATATTTTAAACACCCAGGTAATCACCCGCGATAACGGCAAACGGCTTGGCATTATCAGTCAAGTTTGGGTTGATGTCGATCAGCGAGAGGTTGTGGCTCTTAGCTTGCGAGATAGCCTGATCTCTATTTCTGGCGTGCCGCGTTATATGTATCTCAATAGCATCAACCAAATTGGTGATGTCATTTTGGTTGATAATGAAGATGTCATAGAAGACATTGAAGTCGAATCTTACAGCAACATAGTCAGCTGGGAAGTTATTACAGAAACAGGAGACGTGTTGGGTAAAGTCAGGGGCTTCAAGTTCAACGGGGAAACAGGAAAGATTTACGCGATTACGATTGCGTCTTTAGGGCTACCGCAAATTCCCGATCAATTTCTGAGTACTTACGAGATTTCAGTAGACGAAATTGTCAGCACCGGACCAAATCGACTGATTGTATTTGAAGGCGCAGAAGAGCGAGTCACCCAACTTACAGTTGGTGTGTTAGAGCGTTTGGGTATTGGGAGAGCACCTTGGGAGCGTGAAGACGCAGAAGAATATGGGGGAGGTTATGCTTCCCGCACAATAACACCAGACAAACAATTACCGCCCGGTGTCCCATTAGAGCAACCAAAGCCAAAAATTACCCGCGCACCCGAACCCGTTATGGAGGAGGAATGGCATGAGGATTATTATGAAGAAGAACGTCCTCAGCGTCGGGTGATGGAAGCACGACAGTACGAATCCGTTCAGTACGAAGAAGAGGAAGAAGACAATTGGAGTGAAGCAACAGGTCAAGATAGGTACAAGCCACAACCCAAGTACGAATCAAAGCCTAAAAATCCCAAGCCATACAGCAATGACTATGACGATTTTGACGACGATTTAGACCGCGATGCTTGGGCTGATGACGAACCACCAAAACCCGTGAATATTCCCAAGAAGATTAAGGAAAGACAGCCGGAGTATGAAGAAGAAGGCGGATATTAA